The genomic region ACCGGAGCCACCATCACGATTTCGAGAAATCCCAGGGAAGCTGTCCGAGGGGCGAACGCAGTCTACACCGACGTATGGGCCAGCATGGGTCAGGAAGCGGAGACGGAAGACCGGGCGACGGTCTTCTCCGACTATCAAGTGAACAGCCGGCTGATGGCACTGGCCGACGGGGAGGCATTGTTCATGCACTGCCTGCCCGCCCATCGCGGCTACGAAGTGGCGCCCCAGGTGATCGACTCGCCGCAATCGGTGGTATACGACCAGGCGGAGAATCGCCTTCACGTGCAAAAAGCCCTGCTGTTGCTGCTGATGGCCGGAGAGGCCGTGTAGAGGAGGTACGTCGTGGTCAGGAAAGTGGTACTCGCCTACTCCGGTGGGTTGGATACATCGATCATCATTCCCTGGTTGAAGGAAAACCATGGCTGTGAAGTGATCGCCATGGCGGGCGATGTCGGCCAGGCTGAAGAGCTGGAGGGACTGGAAGAAAAGGCGCTGAGAACCGGGGCCAGCAAACTCTACGTGGAAGATCTCAAGGAGGAGTTCATTCGGGACTACGTCTGGCCCACCTTGCGGGCCGGAGCCATTTTCGAGCGCAAGTACCTGCTGGGGACCTCCATGGCCCGCCCCATTCTGGCCAAGAGGCAGGTTGAGATCGCCATCCGGGAAGGAGCCGACGCGGTGGCTCACGGCTGTACCGGAAAGGGCAACGACCAGGTCCGTTTCGAACTCACCTACAAGGCGCTGGCTCCCCATCTGCAGGTGATCGCTCCCTGGCGGGAGTGGGACATCGAGTCCCGGGAGGATGCCATCGACTACGCCCACCAGCGGCGGATTCCCATCACGGCCAGCAAGGAAAAGATCTACAGCGAGGACCGCAACCTATGGCACCTCAGCCATGAAGGCGGATCGCTGGAAGATCCGACCTCCGAACCCGAGGAGTCCCTTTGGCACCTCACCGCGGCGCCGGAAAAAGCACCAGACCAACCCCGCTATCTGGAAGTGGAATTCGAATCGGGGACTCCGGTCGGCCTGGACGGCCAGCGCCTGGCGGCGGCCGAACTGGTTGAGCAGGCCAACCGGATTGGAGGAGAACACGGCATCGGCAGGGTCGACATGGTTGAGAACCGCTTGGTGGGAATGAAATCCAGGGGAACCTACGAGACTCCGGGTGGAACCATTCTGATGCAGGCTCATCGGGAGCTGGAATCCATCTGCCTTGACAGGGACACCCTGCGGGTGAAAGACATGCTGGCCCTCACCTACGCCGATCTGGTCTACAACGGGCAGTGGTTCACCCCGCTGCGCGAGGCCCTGGATTCGTTCGTGACGGAGACTCAACAGCCGGTCAGCGGCGCCGTCCGCCTGAAACTCTACAAGGGCAACCTGACGGTCGCCTCCCGAACCTCCTGCCACAGCCTCTACCGGGAAGACCTGGCCAGCTTTGACCAGGCCGGCGGTTACCGGCAGGCTGACGCCAAGGGATTCATCAACCTCTTTGGGCTGCCCGTTCAGGTCCGTGCCCTCATTCAAAGGCAACAATCCCGCCGCTGAGGCCGGGGTTGGCCGGCAGGGTTGGACCGAACAGGTTCAATAGGGTGGGGCGCAAGTCGCACACGGAAACGGAGGGTTGGAGTCGTGAGTACCTGGGGCGGAAGATTCACTCGAGGCATGGATGAGGCTTTCGAGCGCTTCAACGCCAGTTTCGGCCTGGATCGCCGACTCATTCTGGAAGACATCGAGGGATCCATGGCTTACGCCGAGGCCCTGGAACAGGCAGGGAT from Acidobacteriota bacterium harbors:
- a CDS encoding argininosuccinate synthase; amino-acid sequence: MVRKVVLAYSGGLDTSIIIPWLKENHGCEVIAMAGDVGQAEELEGLEEKALRTGASKLYVEDLKEEFIRDYVWPTLRAGAIFERKYLLGTSMARPILAKRQVEIAIREGADAVAHGCTGKGNDQVRFELTYKALAPHLQVIAPWREWDIESREDAIDYAHQRRIPITASKEKIYSEDRNLWHLSHEGGSLEDPTSEPEESLWHLTAAPEKAPDQPRYLEVEFESGTPVGLDGQRLAAAELVEQANRIGGEHGIGRVDMVENRLVGMKSRGTYETPGGTILMQAHRELESICLDRDTLRVKDMLALTYADLVYNGQWFTPLREALDSFVTETQQPVSGAVRLKLYKGNLTVASRTSCHSLYREDLASFDQAGGYRQADAKGFINLFGLPVQVRALIQRQQSRR